A DNA window from Rubripirellula tenax contains the following coding sequences:
- a CDS encoding serine/threonine-protein kinase, which yields MTASSASTPPPTFEEAAKRSGLVDEARYARAVELAGSGDPEAVAKVLVRSGILTQYQANQLRDGRTKLTLGPYLITDFIGQGGMGRVFKAVHKVMGRECAVKVLPREKSTHESRDSFRREIRLQAGLDSPYVVRAFDAGQDGKVHYLVTEYVPGTDLRRLVRSKGPLSMGDAALIISQVAMGLQYAHDVGLIHRDIKPGNILVTPDGHAKLSDIGLAAWSMGLEDDPRAGKIVGTADYISPEQIRDPLTVGPLSDIYALGCTLYYTVTGKVPFPGGDSRSKCRRHCEETPWHPRNLTADLSEDFVDTIADMMEKDPTRRVQSATEVAQRLEPWASSASAISHHGIDEASDRRQWTPPPPPHEPSQIRELPETPQLSGSGVSGIELDSMTSHETSMSSVPVGFDLESPLPRRHSHAMPIAIALAIAVPISLLIGAIIGFVLHEQI from the coding sequence GTGACCGCTTCTTCTGCTTCCACACCGCCGCCGACGTTCGAAGAAGCCGCCAAACGCAGCGGGCTGGTGGACGAGGCTCGCTATGCCCGAGCCGTGGAATTGGCGGGATCCGGTGATCCCGAAGCCGTCGCAAAGGTCTTGGTTCGAAGCGGCATCCTTACCCAGTACCAGGCCAACCAACTTCGCGATGGACGTACCAAGCTGACGCTCGGGCCCTACTTGATCACCGATTTCATCGGCCAAGGCGGCATGGGCCGTGTCTTCAAAGCGGTTCACAAAGTGATGGGGCGCGAGTGCGCGGTGAAGGTGTTGCCTCGCGAAAAATCGACGCACGAATCACGCGACAGCTTCCGTCGTGAAATTCGTTTGCAAGCCGGACTCGATAGCCCCTACGTTGTTCGCGCGTTCGATGCCGGGCAAGACGGAAAGGTGCATTACCTGGTGACCGAGTACGTGCCGGGGACCGATCTGCGAAGGCTAGTCCGAAGCAAGGGTCCGCTGTCGATGGGCGATGCCGCGTTGATCATCTCGCAAGTCGCGATGGGCCTTCAATACGCTCACGATGTGGGGCTGATTCACCGCGATATCAAACCGGGCAACATTCTGGTCACGCCCGATGGACATGCCAAACTATCGGACATCGGGTTGGCGGCCTGGAGCATGGGTCTAGAGGACGATCCGCGGGCCGGCAAGATTGTCGGTACGGCCGACTATATCTCGCCCGAACAGATTCGCGATCCGCTTACCGTCGGTCCGCTATCGGACATCTACGCGCTCGGTTGCACGTTGTACTACACCGTCACGGGCAAAGTTCCCTTTCCCGGTGGCGATTCGCGATCGAAGTGTCGGCGTCACTGCGAAGAAACCCCATGGCATCCGCGCAACTTGACGGCCGATCTTTCCGAAGACTTCGTCGATACCATTGCCGATATGATGGAGAAGGATCCGACGCGACGTGTCCAATCGGCCACCGAAGTAGCGCAACGATTAGAGCCTTGGGCCAGTTCCGCATCTGCCATCTCGCACCACGGTATCGATGAAGCATCCGATCGGCGCCAATGGACCCCGCCACCGCCACCGCACGAACCGTCGCAGATTCGTGAACTTCCCGAGACGCCACAATTGTCAGGCAGCGGTGTCTCGGGCATCGAGCTCGATTCGATGACGTCTCACGAAACGTCGATGTCATCGGTACCCGTCGGCTTTGATCTGGAGTCACCACTTCCGCGACGCCACAGTCACGCGATGCCGATCGCCATCGCGCTTGCCATCGCGGTTCCGATCAGCTTGTTGATCGGGGCGATCATCGGGTTCGTGCTTCACGAGCAAATTTGA
- a CDS encoding M56 family metallopeptidase: protein MMTEAFLSSLYRASWQGGIAFAIVGLVAILLSRITTVPARIQHWWWRLVSLKFLIALVVIPTIAIPVLPPILEVTPSANPMAQQTSVLTESNTIPSAVPATTPTRIPTLDAATTESIDTEPVDGRNAQASWLMAIWCIGLLTSLVWLVIQWRQSRRIAMQPLDSGSITDNYRGLVQQFKLPRAPELMVSDEVSGPVLVGFVNPRIVLSRHLVAHASDDEVRCVLAHELAHASRGDLVWNIVPAIAQAIFWFHPMAWWLHRQWRITGEMACDELAVRRMGRPVPEYARGLLSVAVLVASMRPMPHQVGQVAAFRSSESLKRRLMAMKTNPFGSKRQVTLGLLLTTVAAVGFFCPVALTQRTANAQPAPKDPKPLADAEQKPGEVSEFGANMNFEDVSDRGLPTGWGGGGKGYDLSADKQNGRGGGASAHLASKDGGVFGTFTQCMSVDGLVGKRIELSGHIKSDVQGTGGLWMRVDGGKDKVLAFDNMGDRRIQGKTDWTPHSVVLDVPNTATGICFGFLMTGKGDLWGDDFLIRVVGEAGKGPKLTGGPLTNAGLPTQPSNLDFEKISRNNPDFADQWGGGGMGYELVRDKDDKHSGEASGRIARVKPSGNFGTFTQMFQSDDYRGKRIRLSGFLKTKDAKSSGLWMRIDGPGDQPLGFDNMQDRGVKGTTDWTTYEIELDVPAEATNIAIGFLLIGDGTIWGDDLKLEVVDAS, encoded by the coding sequence ATGATGACGGAAGCGTTTCTATCGAGTCTCTATCGAGCGTCGTGGCAGGGTGGGATCGCATTTGCGATTGTCGGCCTGGTCGCGATCTTGCTATCGCGAATCACGACCGTACCCGCGCGCATCCAACATTGGTGGTGGCGACTGGTCAGTCTTAAGTTTCTGATCGCGTTGGTCGTCATACCAACGATCGCGATACCGGTTCTGCCGCCGATTTTGGAAGTCACGCCGAGCGCCAATCCGATGGCTCAGCAGACATCGGTTCTAACCGAATCGAATACGATCCCGTCAGCAGTCCCGGCGACGACCCCGACACGGATCCCGACTTTGGATGCGGCGACGACTGAGAGCATCGATACAGAACCTGTTGACGGACGGAACGCTCAAGCCAGTTGGCTGATGGCGATTTGGTGCATCGGATTGCTGACCAGTTTGGTGTGGCTGGTCATCCAGTGGCGACAGTCTCGTCGCATCGCCATGCAGCCTCTTGATTCCGGTTCGATCACGGACAACTACCGCGGACTCGTCCAGCAATTCAAATTGCCAAGGGCTCCCGAATTGATGGTTTCCGATGAAGTTTCTGGCCCCGTTTTGGTCGGCTTCGTCAATCCGAGGATTGTGTTGTCACGACACTTGGTTGCTCACGCTAGTGACGACGAAGTTCGTTGCGTTTTGGCACACGAATTGGCCCACGCATCTCGGGGCGATCTGGTTTGGAACATCGTGCCGGCGATTGCCCAAGCAATCTTTTGGTTTCATCCGATGGCTTGGTGGCTGCATCGCCAATGGCGTATCACCGGCGAGATGGCATGCGACGAACTTGCCGTTCGTCGAATGGGTCGACCGGTTCCCGAATACGCTCGCGGGCTGCTAAGCGTAGCGGTGTTGGTGGCATCCATGCGCCCGATGCCGCATCAAGTCGGTCAAGTGGCGGCGTTCCGATCTTCCGAATCCCTTAAACGAAGGCTGATGGCGATGAAAACGAATCCGTTTGGTTCTAAACGACAAGTAACACTTGGCCTGCTATTGACCACAGTAGCGGCCGTAGGATTTTTCTGCCCCGTCGCGCTGACACAGCGAACGGCCAACGCACAACCCGCACCAAAGGATCCGAAACCGTTGGCCGACGCGGAACAGAAACCCGGCGAGGTTTCTGAGTTCGGCGCGAATATGAATTTCGAAGACGTCAGCGACCGTGGCCTGCCCACAGGATGGGGCGGCGGTGGAAAAGGATATGACTTGAGTGCCGATAAGCAGAACGGGCGCGGCGGCGGCGCGAGCGCGCACTTGGCCAGCAAGGACGGCGGCGTTTTTGGAACCTTCACTCAGTGCATGAGTGTCGATGGATTGGTGGGAAAACGAATCGAGCTGAGCGGACACATCAAGAGCGATGTTCAGGGCACCGGCGGATTGTGGATGCGCGTCGATGGCGGCAAAGACAAAGTGCTGGCGTTTGATAACATGGGCGACCGACGTATCCAAGGCAAAACAGACTGGACGCCTCACTCGGTGGTGCTTGATGTGCCCAACACGGCGACTGGAATCTGCTTCGGATTCTTGATGACCGGTAAAGGTGATCTGTGGGGCGACGACTTTTTGATTCGCGTGGTCGGTGAAGCGGGTAAGGGTCCGAAACTGACCGGCGGGCCACTTACCAACGCCGGCTTGCCCACCCAACCTTCGAATCTTGATTTTGAAAAAATCTCTCGCAACAACCCCGACTTTGCGGATCAATGGGGCGGCGGGGGAATGGGATACGAGCTGGTCCGGGACAAAGACGACAAGCACTCCGGCGAAGCGAGCGGCCGAATCGCACGCGTGAAACCATCCGGCAATTTTGGAACGTTTACCCAAATGTTCCAATCTGACGATTACCGAGGCAAACGAATTCGATTGTCTGGTTTTTTGAAAACCAAAGACGCCAAATCGTCGGGTCTTTGGATGCGGATCGACGGACCTGGGGATCAACCATTGGGGTTCGATAACATGCAAGATCGCGGCGTCAAAGGCACGACGGATTGGACCACATACGAGATCGAATTGGACGTTCCCGCCGAAGCGACCAACATCGCGATCGGCTTCTTGCTGATTGGCGACGGAACGATTTGGGGCGACGATCTGAAACTGGAAGTCGTCGATGCGTCCTAA